In Oryza sativa Japonica Group chromosome 3, ASM3414082v1, one DNA window encodes the following:
- the LOC4333428 gene encoding uncharacterized protein isoform X2 — protein sequence MSARDADTGEPPAKQRAINPVVPTKHPWNLPAQIPLLHCSCRPEDQVLVIPREANLPIDAETRKVVARVSQAVVSVVSFDVDGDRLYKASGFIIDFDKSSMIGTIISSATVNIHDPAFPDVEKINIYLFDGVSYDATIIACDHHWNLLVLSVLFYPVVKTMKFVEINESRTARDAYHGIAMLQPHSTRYKLCPGDTIIGLGRQSQEPFGLQANRGIYRKYCRPMISFVGYNLHVARSSRWVDVPTSLHEGLDGILVEMVSRELLSAGLQEKDLIIRCNGKRVTTNLQLFEVLVENIAKTVEVTIVKAENCNTQSIYLPVEEAIEKCFYQWPISRYY from the exons TGCCCAAATCCCTCTCCTCCACTGCTCCTGCCGCCCAG AGGATCAAGTGTTGGTGATACCTCGAGAGGCTAACCTGCCCATAGACGCAGAAACTAGGAAGGTCGTGGCGCGGGTCTCCCAGGCGGTCGTCAGCGTCGTCTCCTTTGACG TTGATGGTGATCGACTGTATAAAGCTTCGGGATTTATTATAGACTTTGATAAATCTAGTATGATTGGGACAATAATTTCATCTGCAACTGTAAACATTCATGATCCTGCTTTCCCTGACGTTGAAAag ATAAATATCTATCTATTTGATGGTGTCTCTTACGATGCTACCATAATAGCATGTGATCATCACTGGAATTTGTTGGTCTTGTCTGTTTTATTTTACCCTGTTGTCAAAACCATGAAGTTTGTGGAAATCAATGAGAGCAGAACTGCAAGGGATGCCTATCATGGTATAGCAATGCTGCAGCCTCACTCAACCCGTTACAAGCTTTGCCCTGGGGATACAATTATTGGACTTGGTCGACAATCTCAGGAGCCCTTTGGGCTTCAAGCGAATCGTGGAATTTACAG GAAGTATTGTCGTCCAATGATTAGTTTTGTGGGGTACAATTTGCATGTTGCACGGTCTTCACGTTGGGTGGATGTTCCAACTTCTTTGCATGAAGGCTTGGATGGGATTCTTGTTGAGATG GTATCTCGGGAGCTTTTATCAGCAGGGTTACAAGAAAAAGACCTTATTATTCGATGCAATGGGAAACGTGTTACTACGAATTTACAG TTGTTTGAAGTCTTGGTGGAAAATATTGCGAAAACAGTGGAGGTAACAATAGTCAAGGCTGAGAACTGCAATACTCAATCAATATATCTTCCTGTGGAGGAGGCTATCGAGAAATGCTTCTACCA GTGGCCAATTTCACGGTACTATTAG
- the LOC4333428 gene encoding uncharacterized protein isoform X1, which yields MSARDADTGEPPAKQRAINPVVPTKHPWNLPAQIPLLHCSCRPEDQVLVIPREANLPIDAETRKVVARVSQAVVSVVSFDVDGDRLYKASGFIIDFDKSSMIGTIISSATVNIHDPAFPDVEKINIYLFDGVSYDATIIACDHHWNLLVLSVLFYPVVKTMKFVEINESRTARDAYHGIAMLQPHSTRYKLCPGDTIIGLGRQSQEPFGLQANRGIYSVERWADLPKICQEMLRATFINTFTAIGGPAINKKGNVIGMLFHSMSFTPFLPSNIILKWWDYFKTTGKYCRPMISFVGYNLHVARSSRWVDVPTSLHEGLDGILVEMVSRELLSAGLQEKDLIIRCNGKRVTTNLQLFEVLVENIAKTVEVTIVKAENCNTQSIYLPVEEAIEKCFYQWPISRYY from the exons TGCCCAAATCCCTCTCCTCCACTGCTCCTGCCGCCCAG AGGATCAAGTGTTGGTGATACCTCGAGAGGCTAACCTGCCCATAGACGCAGAAACTAGGAAGGTCGTGGCGCGGGTCTCCCAGGCGGTCGTCAGCGTCGTCTCCTTTGACG TTGATGGTGATCGACTGTATAAAGCTTCGGGATTTATTATAGACTTTGATAAATCTAGTATGATTGGGACAATAATTTCATCTGCAACTGTAAACATTCATGATCCTGCTTTCCCTGACGTTGAAAag ATAAATATCTATCTATTTGATGGTGTCTCTTACGATGCTACCATAATAGCATGTGATCATCACTGGAATTTGTTGGTCTTGTCTGTTTTATTTTACCCTGTTGTCAAAACCATGAAGTTTGTGGAAATCAATGAGAGCAGAACTGCAAGGGATGCCTATCATGGTATAGCAATGCTGCAGCCTCACTCAACCCGTTACAAGCTTTGCCCTGGGGATACAATTATTGGACTTGGTCGACAATCTCAGGAGCCCTTTGGGCTTCAAGCGAATCGTGGAATTTACAG TGTTGAACGTTGGGCTGATCTACCTAAGATTTGTCAAGAAATGCTGAGAGCAACATTTATAAACACATTT ACTGCAATAGGAGGCCCAGCTATAAACAAAAAGGGGAATGTCATTGGAATGCTTTTCCATAGTATGAGTTTTACTCCTTTCTTGCCGTCTAACATCATTTTGAAATGGTGGGACTATTTCAAAACAACCGG GAAGTATTGTCGTCCAATGATTAGTTTTGTGGGGTACAATTTGCATGTTGCACGGTCTTCACGTTGGGTGGATGTTCCAACTTCTTTGCATGAAGGCTTGGATGGGATTCTTGTTGAGATG GTATCTCGGGAGCTTTTATCAGCAGGGTTACAAGAAAAAGACCTTATTATTCGATGCAATGGGAAACGTGTTACTACGAATTTACAG TTGTTTGAAGTCTTGGTGGAAAATATTGCGAAAACAGTGGAGGTAACAATAGTCAAGGCTGAGAACTGCAATACTCAATCAATATATCTTCCTGTGGAGGAGGCTATCGAGAAATGCTTCTACCA GTGGCCAATTTCACGGTACTATTAG